A portion of the Marinobacter alexandrii genome contains these proteins:
- a CDS encoding POTRA domain-containing protein translates to MKRLLIVTYILSIASISYSQEIEAIRFEGLKKTKPSYISQFISIQKGDPLDSTEIIEVKQRLANLEMFSDVQFEVQELNQGVELVYVFQELYTLLPIFSFGGIEENFWVQVGASEANLGGKGNKLTAYYQYYDRNSFATHLTFDRIRQSQWGANVNLIKWSTLEPLFFSGQTVEYEYDNYTLGANVIRYLNFTDRIEFGGAFFTEDYRKFTEGDFEGAPEKVTKNKLLGKATFIWNRVNYHFFYLDGLHNQLNIQTVQSLDNDPAFYIAFNDVKYFKRSGKRGNLATRLRLGLSTNEESPFAPFVLDSYLNIRGVGNRVDRGTGAIIWNTEYRRTLRDREKIAVQGVLFSDLGSWRNPGGNFSDFAESQNFVLFAGGGFRLIHKKIYNAILRVDYGFNLQEPSINGFVLGIGQYF, encoded by the coding sequence GTGAAGAGATTATTAATTGTAACATATATCTTATCAATTGCTTCTATTTCCTATTCCCAGGAAATAGAAGCAATTCGTTTTGAAGGGCTAAAGAAAACCAAGCCATCATATATCAGTCAATTCATTTCTATCCAGAAAGGAGATCCATTAGACTCTACAGAAATTATAGAGGTAAAACAACGTCTTGCAAATCTTGAGATGTTTTCGGATGTTCAGTTTGAAGTTCAAGAGCTGAATCAGGGAGTTGAATTAGTTTATGTTTTTCAAGAATTATACACGTTACTTCCCATCTTCAGTTTTGGAGGAATAGAAGAGAATTTCTGGGTTCAGGTAGGAGCTTCAGAAGCTAATCTTGGCGGAAAGGGAAACAAGCTGACTGCCTACTACCAATATTATGATCGTAATTCCTTCGCCACTCACCTTACGTTTGATAGGATCAGACAGTCACAGTGGGGAGCCAATGTTAATCTGATAAAGTGGTCAACATTGGAACCACTTTTCTTTTCAGGGCAAACGGTGGAATATGAATATGATAATTACACGCTAGGTGCTAATGTTATCAGATATCTAAATTTCACTGACAGGATTGAGTTTGGTGGTGCTTTCTTTACGGAAGACTACCGAAAATTTACGGAAGGAGATTTTGAAGGAGCCCCGGAAAAAGTCACTAAGAATAAACTTTTAGGCAAAGCGACATTTATTTGGAACAGGGTTAATTACCATTTTTTTTATCTCGATGGACTACATAATCAGCTCAACATTCAGACCGTTCAATCACTTGATAATGACCCTGCTTTTTACATCGCGTTTAATGATGTGAAATATTTTAAAAGAAGTGGGAAAAGGGGAAACCTTGCTACCCGACTTAGGTTAGGTCTAAGTACCAATGAGGAGAGCCCCTTTGCGCCATTTGTCCTTGATAGCTACCTAAATATACGAGGGGTTGGCAACCGAGTGGATAGAGGTACCGGAGCAATTATATGGAATACTGAATATAGGAGAACCCTAAGAGATCGAGAGAAGATAGCTGTTCAGGGTGTACTTTTTTCTGACTTGGGATCATGGAGAAATCCAGGTGGAAATTTTTCTGATTTTGCTGAATCACAGAATTTTGTGCTTTTTGCAGGAGGTGGTTTTCGTCTGATTCATAAAAAAATCTACAATGCTATTCTGCGTGTAGATTATGGGTTCAACCTACAAGAGCCAAGCATTAATGGATTTGTGCTTGGCATAGGTCAATACTTTTAA
- a CDS encoding SCO family protein: MKKLLIPFILLIACDQKSSSDSLPYLGNTIYEENDTIYHTIQDFELVDQDSSTVTNETFNNKLYVADFFFTSCPTICPKMKAQMLRVYSKFEDNDKVMILSHTIDPTYDTVGLLKDYADRLGVSSDKWKFVTGDQDYIYDLAEKSYISLADEDSNAPGGFVHSGAFLLVDKDRRIRGFYDGTVPEQVDVLMNDIDKLLKEYE, from the coding sequence ATGAAAAAGTTACTCATTCCTTTCATTCTCCTGATCGCTTGTGATCAAAAGTCTTCTTCCGACTCACTCCCTTATTTGGGTAATACGATATACGAAGAAAATGATACTATTTATCATACCATTCAAGATTTCGAATTGGTTGATCAGGATAGCAGTACAGTGACAAATGAAACCTTTAATAACAAGTTATATGTGGCTGATTTTTTCTTCACATCATGCCCCACCATCTGCCCGAAAATGAAAGCCCAAATGCTAAGAGTCTATAGCAAGTTTGAAGATAATGATAAGGTGATGATCTTATCCCATACCATTGACCCTACCTATGATACTGTGGGACTCTTAAAAGATTATGCTGACAGACTGGGAGTAAGCTCGGATAAATGGAAGTTTGTAACAGGAGATCAGGATTACATTTATGATCTTGCAGAAAAAAGCTACATCTCTTTAGCTGATGAAGATTCAAATGCTCCAGGAGGTTTTGTGCATTCCGGCGCTTTCCTTCTTGTAGATAAGGACAGAAGAATCAGAGGATTTTATGATGGAACAGTTCCCGAGCAAGTAGATGTACTGATGAACGATATTGATAAATTATTGAAAGAGTATGAATAA
- a CDS encoding cytochrome c has protein sequence MNKLKRALFVVIAVVTLACGGASETKEESTLSSRDQIRLKQYQIQGAKIYATYCTNCHQQDGKGLASLYPPLAGSDYLLENLPRAACIIKNGQSKEIVVNGVTYNQMMPGNPITNLEIAEVLTFISNAWGNEGGLIGVRDVEKWVTECEE, from the coding sequence ATGAATAAGCTTAAAAGGGCACTATTTGTTGTGATTGCAGTTGTCACACTTGCATGTGGTGGTGCATCTGAAACAAAAGAGGAGTCGACTCTTTCATCAAGAGATCAAATCAGATTGAAGCAGTACCAAATTCAAGGAGCTAAGATCTACGCTACCTATTGTACGAACTGCCATCAACAAGATGGTAAAGGGCTTGCATCGCTTTACCCTCCACTGGCCGGATCAGATTATCTTCTGGAAAATCTCCCTAGGGCAGCCTGCATTATTAAAAATGGTCAAAGCAAGGAAATAGTGGTTAATGGTGTAACCTACAATCAGATGATGCCTGGCAATCCCATCACAAATCTTGAGATAGCGGAAGTGCTCACATTCATTAGCAATGCGTGGGGCAATGAAGGAGGTCTGATCGGAGTAAGAGATGTAGAGAAGTGGGTTACTGAGTGTGAGGAGTAA
- a CDS encoding Crp/Fnr family transcriptional regulator has translation MSDERNLWYFEDTDLFEVLCPKKTPYLEEKHIPGVYKKDDFIYFQDQSSENIYMVSNGRVKIGTYGPDGKEIVKAILTRGEVFGELALAGEDKRQDFAQSMDNDTHVCSMTIEDLQNLMVDNAELNLKILKIVGFRLRKMERKIESLVFKDARTRIVDFLKEMAMEKGQKVGFETMIKNHLIHKDIASLTGTSRQTVTTVMNELREKNLINFDRRRILIRDLEKLV, from the coding sequence ATGAGCGACGAAAGAAATCTTTGGTATTTTGAAGACACAGACTTATTCGAAGTTTTGTGCCCTAAGAAGACGCCTTACTTAGAAGAAAAGCACATTCCGGGAGTGTATAAAAAAGATGACTTCATCTACTTTCAAGATCAATCCTCTGAAAATATTTACATGGTTTCCAATGGACGTGTGAAGATAGGAACATATGGGCCAGATGGTAAAGAAATTGTAAAGGCCATTTTGACTCGAGGAGAGGTCTTTGGTGAATTGGCATTGGCTGGAGAAGATAAGCGCCAAGATTTTGCTCAGTCGATGGATAATGACACACATGTGTGTTCGATGACGATTGAAGACCTGCAAAACCTTATGGTAGATAATGCAGAGCTTAATTTGAAAATATTGAAGATTGTTGGCTTCCGATTGAGAAAGATGGAACGCAAGATTGAATCATTGGTATTTAAAGATGCTCGTACCCGAATCGTGGATTTCTTAAAAGAGATGGCTATGGAGAAGGGGCAGAAGGTCGGTTTTGAAACCATGATTAAGAACCACCTTATCCATAAAGACATAGCGAGTTTGACTGGAACATCACGGCAAACCGTGACTACTGTGATGAATGAATTGCGCGAAAAAAACCTAATCAACTTTGATAGAAGAAGGATTTTGATCCGAGACCTAGAAAAACTCGTCTAA
- a CDS encoding DUF6443 domain-containing protein yields MIINKKIFLALLALSVGIANGYAQKVQYVTEQNITSLSGNRTITDSYYFTKSITITATAGSSVTISPVGGAKFISHLPTNPPPSPNENYVRVEVPKVPVSSEEALTLLGADDKTVTYTYSDGLGRPLMTTVAEAGPNYEDLVQPNYYNSATGVADQSYLPFTSNSSNSGEFINNAHGLTNSYYQNPPNGIVQDFTPYAEVKLEDSPLSRTESQMGTGSDWRNIEFPENNRDSDLDYFLNDGSNVVPRWELNSSGNPVRNVNHPNYTLQIVESENEEGIKTQSITDSRGRNIASRTWYDDSGTARWITTYYIYDAFNRLRFIFPPAIANNTTITSAQLENYAFEYRYDYRGRTIYEKNPGILEILYVYDNRNRLVYSQDAEQRNDNQWIFRKYDRYNRLIMTGIYNSSAAQSILETQVWSATGTELYEIEDDSPEGYTSTQSFPKNSLEIQNITYFDNYNYRNNTNWDTDIDIFQYGGINPFLFSGTSGINVNNVNHDAVKGLTTGSKVKVIGLNQWLNTVIYYDDEYRAVQVVSENHLGSIDRITNQLNDYTGVLEKMKLDHERFGSTLSVLSEYEYDHEFRLLRSWQQINNDPKVLVADYQYNALGQLIEKNLHSTNNGSSFLQSVDYRYNIRGWLNSINNDRLSESESKAQPDIFGANLYYTRPPSVNGSRENRYDGRMAVFSWDADNLQGTAFNRPATEYIYDDLGRLDETDYGADGVWVSGAPNEDHNEINVGYDDQGNIKSMERKSEGTTVDNLTYTYQDNNTSNKLQKVADNAGDPEGFNDRIPASMPNEYEYDDNGNLTRDQHKAMSIEYNYLQMPSAVIFDDGRRIDYTYDATGNRLYKTVTFSDGKTERMDYVGLIEYLNNDIYQIFTDEGRVFKQNDQYFYEYFITDHQGNNRVAFGILPKRNVYKANMESGVSDGEFAFPSPDPRMSGENKTSGGSHSAILNGATNPLGPAKVLSISPNDEVELEVWAKYSSSVTWNNQSINNIVSLVGTSFGGASAGTGAESASSSLNSALGNPGTTLFTGDANPNDQPEAYLQYLFFDDTYTYIPAKSGFVSVSSLADGAWERVVAPKITFGSNDSGYLFIYVANETNQNSNVYFDDLKIIHESPTAEFKVSQINEYYPFGLLTTNSWRNPNFEDPGMLYQSYYATYDSLTEYNDFFLRNYDPAIGRWMQNDPYGQFASPYLAMSNNPHFHVDPDGGWDPFGNAIKNWLGQKATEYIAGGIYSAFEGNSTWYDPNSWSRNANIASNFGATAVGAIASMYDVSVKVFKRPEANSGSPQDRAWNNNRLGVNIGITRKDRIDLGELGDGLVSSATNLADCDDCFFLNDGNAQWSGRFYAYQDHLYDDRYGVKFHSVNAGILKGRNKYTKLNFIQTVVTNQNRGYPFNQVDQQFIDSKPGHDGFVYRNGNGPFDGPVNSNREGFDIAMSDAPTGVDSDFFVEWTAETSIVGLRNGKWERISTVSWGYRIPSTANRALPIPPIIRNSPSQFHLNAISSR; encoded by the coding sequence ATGATCATAAACAAAAAAATATTTTTAGCGCTTTTAGCGCTTTCAGTAGGAATAGCTAACGGATATGCACAAAAAGTGCAATACGTAACAGAGCAAAATATCACTTCCCTCAGTGGAAACAGGACGATTACAGACAGCTACTATTTCACAAAGAGTATAACTATCACAGCTACTGCGGGCAGCTCTGTCACGATTAGTCCGGTTGGAGGAGCTAAATTTATCTCACACCTTCCAACAAACCCACCACCTTCTCCAAACGAAAATTATGTGAGAGTAGAAGTTCCAAAAGTGCCTGTTAGCTCAGAAGAAGCACTAACACTACTGGGGGCAGATGATAAAACAGTTACTTATACCTATTCTGACGGATTAGGTCGACCGTTGATGACTACAGTGGCTGAAGCAGGACCAAATTACGAAGATTTAGTGCAACCCAATTATTACAACAGTGCTACTGGGGTCGCTGACCAATCGTATCTCCCGTTTACTTCTAATTCAAGCAATTCTGGAGAATTTATCAATAATGCTCATGGCTTGACAAATAGTTATTATCAAAATCCCCCCAATGGCATAGTTCAAGATTTTACTCCTTATGCTGAAGTCAAATTGGAAGACTCTCCACTCAGTAGGACAGAATCTCAAATGGGTACCGGTAGTGATTGGCGAAACATAGAGTTTCCTGAAAACAACCGAGACAGTGATTTAGATTATTTTCTAAACGATGGTTCCAATGTGGTTCCTAGATGGGAATTAAACAGTAGTGGAAATCCAGTAAGGAATGTGAATCATCCGAATTATACACTTCAGATCGTCGAGTCTGAAAATGAAGAAGGCATTAAAACACAATCCATTACGGATAGTAGAGGCAGAAACATCGCATCAAGAACATGGTATGATGACAGTGGGACAGCCCGATGGATTACCACTTATTACATCTATGACGCTTTCAATAGATTGCGATTCATCTTTCCTCCAGCAATCGCCAATAATACGACGATTACAAGCGCGCAACTTGAAAACTACGCCTTTGAGTATCGATATGATTACAGAGGTAGGACGATCTATGAAAAAAATCCAGGAATTTTAGAAATACTCTATGTCTATGACAATAGAAATAGATTGGTGTATTCGCAAGACGCTGAACAGAGAAACGATAATCAATGGATTTTCAGAAAGTACGATCGATACAATCGATTAATCATGACAGGGATATATAATTCCAGTGCAGCACAAAGTATACTTGAAACACAGGTATGGAGTGCCACAGGAACAGAACTGTATGAAATTGAAGACGATAGTCCAGAAGGATACACAAGCACCCAAAGTTTTCCTAAAAACTCCCTTGAAATCCAAAATATCACGTATTTCGACAATTACAATTACCGAAATAACACAAACTGGGATACCGATATAGATATTTTTCAATATGGTGGAATAAATCCATTTTTGTTCAGTGGTACATCAGGTATCAATGTTAACAATGTCAATCATGATGCTGTCAAAGGCCTGACCACTGGAAGCAAAGTCAAAGTTATTGGACTTAATCAATGGCTGAATACAGTTATCTATTATGATGATGAATATCGTGCAGTGCAAGTTGTTTCTGAAAATCACCTCGGATCAATAGATCGTATCACCAATCAATTAAATGACTACACGGGAGTTTTAGAAAAAATGAAACTCGATCATGAGCGATTTGGCAGTACACTTTCAGTCCTTAGTGAATACGAATATGATCATGAGTTTAGGTTGCTACGATCTTGGCAGCAGATCAACAATGATCCCAAAGTGCTGGTAGCGGACTATCAGTATAATGCACTGGGACAATTGATTGAGAAAAACCTACATTCAACAAACAATGGAAGTTCGTTCTTACAGTCAGTAGATTATCGATACAACATTAGGGGTTGGCTGAATAGTATCAATAATGACCGACTTTCAGAATCTGAATCGAAAGCTCAACCCGATATCTTTGGGGCAAACTTGTACTATACAAGACCTCCTTCAGTTAATGGATCCCGAGAAAATAGATACGATGGAAGAATGGCCGTATTCAGTTGGGATGCAGACAATCTACAGGGAACAGCATTTAACAGACCCGCTACAGAATACATATATGATGACTTAGGTCGATTAGATGAGACTGACTATGGCGCAGATGGAGTATGGGTTAGCGGTGCTCCAAATGAAGATCACAATGAAATTAATGTTGGTTACGATGATCAGGGAAATATCAAATCAATGGAACGTAAATCGGAGGGTACTACGGTTGATAATTTGACCTACACATACCAGGATAATAACACCTCCAATAAGCTCCAAAAAGTAGCCGATAATGCCGGTGATCCAGAAGGTTTCAATGATCGCATTCCTGCAAGTATGCCCAACGAGTATGAATACGATGATAATGGGAATCTTACGCGTGATCAGCATAAGGCAATGTCCATTGAATATAATTACTTGCAAATGCCATCTGCCGTAATATTCGATGATGGTAGAAGAATAGATTATACATATGATGCTACCGGTAACCGACTGTATAAGACCGTCACCTTCTCTGATGGAAAAACGGAGCGCATGGATTATGTAGGTCTGATTGAATACTTAAACAATGACATTTATCAGATTTTCACAGATGAAGGGAGAGTTTTTAAACAAAATGACCAATACTTTTACGAATACTTCATCACCGATCATCAAGGGAATAACCGTGTAGCATTTGGAATTCTGCCAAAACGAAATGTGTACAAAGCAAATATGGAAAGTGGTGTCAGTGATGGTGAATTTGCTTTCCCTTCACCAGACCCAAGAATGTCTGGAGAGAATAAAACCTCTGGAGGTAGTCACAGTGCCATATTAAATGGTGCCACAAATCCGCTAGGCCCTGCCAAAGTACTGAGTATTTCACCAAACGATGAAGTAGAGCTTGAAGTGTGGGCTAAGTACAGTTCCTCAGTCACCTGGAATAACCAGTCCATTAATAATATTGTAAGTCTAGTAGGAACTTCCTTTGGAGGAGCCAGTGCCGGAACTGGTGCTGAGAGTGCTTCCAGCAGTCTGAATAGTGCCTTAGGTAACCCGGGTACTACACTGTTTACCGGAGATGCCAACCCTAATGATCAACCAGAAGCCTATTTACAATATCTATTTTTTGATGATACGTATACGTATATTCCTGCAAAATCTGGTTTTGTCTCTGTTTCTTCGTTAGCTGATGGTGCTTGGGAAAGAGTAGTAGCTCCTAAGATTACCTTTGGATCAAACGATTCAGGTTACTTGTTTATTTATGTAGCCAATGAGACTAACCAAAATTCAAATGTTTATTTCGATGATCTAAAAATCATCCATGAAAGCCCTACCGCCGAGTTTAAAGTAAGTCAGATCAATGAATACTATCCGTTTGGTTTGCTTACCACGAACAGCTGGCGAAATCCGAATTTCGAAGACCCAGGAATGCTGTACCAGTCATACTATGCGACTTACGATAGTCTTACGGAATACAACGACTTCTTTTTACGAAACTATGATCCGGCCATTGGACGTTGGATGCAAAATGATCCATATGGTCAGTTCGCTTCTCCATATTTAGCTATGAGTAATAATCCGCACTTTCATGTAGACCCTGATGGTGGATGGGATCCGTTTGGAAACGCGATCAAGAATTGGTTGGGACAAAAAGCTACTGAATACATTGCTGGAGGTATTTATTCTGCTTTTGAAGGGAATAGCACATGGTACGATCCCAATTCATGGTCAAGAAATGCCAATATTGCATCTAATTTTGGAGCTACAGCTGTTGGAGCTATCGCTTCTATGTACGATGTGAGCGTAAAAGTTTTTAAGCGTCCAGAAGCCAATAGTGGGTCTCCTCAAGATAGAGCATGGAATAATAATCGTCTTGGGGTTAACATTGGGATTACCAGAAAAGATAGAATAGACCTTGGGGAATTAGGTGATGGACTTGTGTCAAGCGCCACTAATCTGGCTGATTGTGATGATTGTTTCTTCCTTAACGATGGAAATGCTCAATGGAGTGGTAGATTTTATGCATATCAAGATCATCTATATGATGATCGGTATGGTGTTAAGTTTCATTCTGTAAATGCTGGAATTCTCAAAGGGAGAAATAAATACACTAAACTTAATTTTATTCAAACTGTAGTTACTAACCAAAATAGGGGGTATCCTTTTAATCAAGTAGACCAGCAGTTTATAGATTCCAAACCCGGTCATGATGGTTTTGTTTATCGCAACGGGAATGGGCCATTTGATGGACCTGTAAACTCAAATAGGGAGGGATTTGACATTGCAATGTCAGATGCCCCAACAGGCGTAGATTCTGATTTTTTTGTAGAGTGGACAGCCGAGACGTCCATAGTTGGACTTAGAAATGGAAAATGGGAACGAATATCAACTGTCTCTTGGGGGTATAGGATTCCGAGCACTGCAAATAGAGCACTTCCTATCCCTCCTATAATTCGCAATTCACCAAGTCAATTCCACTTAAATGCAATAAGTAGTAGATAA
- a CDS encoding CopD family protein: MDYLYLKALHIIFVITWFAGLFYIVRLFIYHTEALGKKEPEKSILSEQLAVMSRKLWHIITWPSAIITIILGTSLLISQPAWLKMPFMHIKLGFVLLLVLYHLGCHAIFKQLQRGEARYSSMQLRIFNEGATLILFAVVFLIVLKNELSWIWGTVGLISFAVVLMLAIKLYKIVRNK, encoded by the coding sequence ATGGATTATTTATATCTCAAAGCTCTGCACATCATATTCGTAATAACCTGGTTTGCTGGATTGTTTTATATCGTAAGATTATTCATCTATCATACGGAAGCATTAGGAAAAAAGGAACCAGAAAAATCTATTCTTTCTGAGCAGCTGGCAGTCATGAGTAGAAAGCTTTGGCACATCATCACCTGGCCTTCAGCTATCATAACAATCATTCTCGGTACATCCCTTTTAATTTCTCAGCCAGCATGGCTAAAGATGCCTTTTATGCATATTAAGCTAGGTTTTGTACTACTTTTAGTTCTCTACCATCTTGGATGTCATGCTATATTTAAGCAACTTCAAAGAGGCGAAGCGAGGTATTCTTCCATGCAATTAAGGATTTTCAATGAGGGTGCAACGTTGATTCTTTTTGCTGTAGTTTTCCTCATTGTATTAAAGAATGAGCTCAGTTGGATATGGGGTACGGTTGGCCTTATTAGCTTTGCAGTAGTTCTCATGCTTGCAATAAAACTTTATAAAATTGTTAGAAATAAATGA
- a CDS encoding ABC transporter permease, translating into MSYTPPKLPLKIFRWFCSDEKLEELEGDLFEVYNEFITESGIRFSKIFYWWIVIRSFRSYALKRTKMNNTRVNTSLTFLEHNLIIAWRNLLKNKGTTAINILGLAIGVGAFLAILSIVRFEISFNTQIPDEDRIYRIYTSYSGSFTAINKGASIPVGPYVEETFSGLDAVAYFHTYRAAVDIPEASGKTKEFESQGSFVIASPSFFKAIDQYEWLAGSPEKSVGEPFQVVLTTDQALKYFGNIDWLDMVGKEVIYRDSLNLFVSGIVELPDYNTDFDFTDFISYATIDKSWLKDDFTGDWGSTNSSSQLWVKTSNNVGKVDLMLQLDELSKHVSDQQENKDYYQNFKLQELAEIHFDPEIGIFNNSRSAAHMPTLTILSVIAFAILLIAIFNFVNLETAQSTAKSKEVGVRKVLGSPKHKLVGRFLTESTLVSFFAVLLAIPIAHYGFIFFEEFIPEGTTLEYDSPVFWLALVILTLTVGIIAGIYPSWIISSFQPIKALRSGSSSKNPGGSLIRKALILFQFLFSQLLIVGTIAITWQISFMLDKDLGFKEDGVIYFYTPYYEQYSKSKLILNQIDEMPEIREYALQSTPPVQSGYSTSTVKYQSSEGEIVINPHIKSGDTTYLRFYDIELLVGRNLLPNDTLPELLINETFMHELGFDHPREALGTQFEYNNADHTVVGILEDFHFRSLHNPIEPMLYRYREKSRCFALKVKVGQIEQTINELTDTWGDIYPNYPLTVYFMDETIEQFYQTERRTSKLASTATATAILISCLGLFGLISFTIVQKSKELGIRKVLGASILQIGTILSKEFILLIIVAFVVSTPISYYIINIWMEDFAYQTEISWWIYVLGGLVSVVIALASIGVKVWRASGANPIDSLRYE; encoded by the coding sequence ATGAGTTACACCCCGCCAAAACTTCCATTAAAAATCTTTAGATGGTTCTGCTCTGATGAGAAGCTTGAAGAACTTGAAGGAGACCTTTTTGAAGTTTATAATGAATTTATCACTGAAAGTGGAATTCGTTTCTCGAAGATATTTTATTGGTGGATCGTTATCAGAAGTTTCAGATCATATGCATTAAAAAGGACTAAAATGAATAATACTAGAGTTAACACATCACTTACTTTCTTGGAACATAACCTGATTATCGCCTGGCGGAATTTGCTTAAGAATAAAGGAACAACAGCAATCAATATTCTAGGTCTTGCCATAGGTGTAGGAGCTTTTCTGGCTATTTTGAGTATTGTCAGGTTTGAAATAAGCTTCAATACACAGATTCCCGATGAGGATAGGATTTATCGCATTTACACATCATACTCAGGATCATTCACAGCCATTAATAAGGGAGCTTCAATACCCGTAGGACCATACGTTGAAGAAACTTTTTCAGGATTGGATGCAGTTGCTTATTTCCATACTTATCGTGCAGCAGTAGATATCCCGGAGGCATCAGGTAAGACAAAAGAATTTGAATCGCAAGGTAGTTTTGTGATTGCCAGCCCCTCATTTTTTAAAGCTATTGATCAATATGAATGGCTCGCAGGTTCACCTGAAAAATCTGTAGGGGAACCTTTTCAAGTAGTATTAACGACAGATCAAGCACTCAAATACTTTGGAAACATTGATTGGCTGGATATGGTGGGTAAAGAAGTAATCTATCGCGACTCACTAAACCTCTTTGTATCGGGTATTGTCGAACTTCCCGACTATAATACTGACTTTGATTTTACTGATTTTATTTCCTATGCTACTATAGACAAGTCATGGCTGAAAGATGATTTTACTGGGGACTGGGGGAGTACAAATAGTTCTTCCCAATTATGGGTCAAGACATCTAATAATGTAGGAAAAGTTGATCTAATGCTTCAACTTGATGAGCTAAGCAAACATGTTTCAGACCAGCAAGAAAATAAAGACTATTATCAGAACTTTAAGTTACAGGAACTTGCTGAGATTCATTTTGATCCTGAAATTGGCATTTTTAATAATAGCAGGAGTGCAGCTCACATGCCTACCTTGACGATATTGAGTGTCATAGCTTTTGCTATTCTGCTAATTGCGATTTTTAACTTTGTGAATTTAGAAACTGCGCAATCAACAGCTAAATCGAAAGAAGTTGGGGTGAGAAAAGTTCTGGGAAGTCCGAAACACAAGCTTGTTGGTAGATTCTTAACCGAAAGTACTTTAGTCTCATTTTTTGCTGTATTACTTGCTATCCCTATTGCTCATTATGGCTTTATTTTCTTTGAAGAATTCATTCCAGAAGGTACAACACTGGAATACGATAGCCCTGTATTTTGGCTAGCTCTTGTCATCTTAACACTAACTGTGGGAATAATTGCAGGGATATATCCTTCGTGGATCATTTCATCTTTTCAACCGATAAAAGCCTTACGCTCTGGATCAAGTTCAAAGAACCCTGGAGGATCACTTATTAGAAAAGCGCTGATCTTGTTTCAATTCCTTTTTTCTCAACTGCTGATAGTAGGTACGATAGCAATCACCTGGCAAATATCTTTCATGCTTGACAAAGATTTGGGCTTCAAGGAAGATGGGGTGATATACTTCTACACGCCATATTATGAGCAATACAGCAAGTCAAAATTGATCTTGAATCAAATAGATGAGATGCCTGAGATCAGAGAATATGCTCTTCAGAGTACACCACCTGTACAGAGTGGCTATTCTACATCCACTGTTAAATATCAAAGCTCCGAAGGAGAGATTGTGATCAATCCTCATATCAAGTCGGGAGATACAACATACTTAAGGTTCTATGACATAGAATTGCTGGTAGGTAGAAATTTGCTACCCAATGACACTCTGCCTGAGCTATTGATCAATGAAACTTTTATGCATGAGTTAGGATTTGACCATCCTCGAGAAGCCTTAGGAACCCAGTTTGAGTATAACAATGCGGATCATACTGTTGTCGGAATTCTAGAGGATTTCCATTTCAGATCTCTACATAATCCAATTGAGCCTATGCTTTATCGCTATCGAGAAAAATCGAGATGTTTTGCACTTAAAGTGAAAGTAGGTCAAATCGAACAAACAATAAATGAACTAACAGATACGTGGGGAGATATCTATCCGAACTATCCATTGACTGTCTATTTCATGGATGAAACCATCGAGCAATTTTATCAAACTGAGAGGAGAACATCAAAGCTGGCTTCCACCGCAACTGCAACTGCTATCTTGATTTCTTGTTTGGGGTTATTTGGATTGATTTCCTTTACCATCGTACAAAAGTCAAAAGAGTTGGGAATCAGAAAAGTGCTGGGAGCATCTATCCTTCAAATTGGTACCATCCTTAGTAAAGAATTCATTTTATTGATTATTGTGGCATTCGTGGTTTCCACGCCAATTTCTTATTATATCATTAATATATGGATGGAGGATTTTGCCTATCAAACAGAGATATCTTGGTGGATTTATGTTCTTGGAGGTTTGGTTTCAGTAGTTATCGCTCTCGCCTCTATAGGAGTGAAAGTCTGGAGAGCTTCTGGAGCGAACCCAATTGATTCTTTGAGATATGAATAA
- a CDS encoding DUF433 domain-containing protein: MEYTNRIVTNPDVMLGKPVIKGTRITVEIVLRKLSEGMTIDQLISSYSHLSKDDVYAVLAYASDLIANEEIIIPHASSPLLVLSPTSKH; encoded by the coding sequence ATGGAATACACAAATAGAATTGTAACAAACCCAGATGTGATGCTTGGGAAGCCAGTTATTAAAGGCACTAGAATAACTGTTGAAATTGTGTTGAGAAAACTGTCTGAAGGAATGACAATTGACCAATTAATATCTTCCTATAGTCATCTATCCAAGGATGATGTCTATGCCGTCTTAGCGTATGCTTCTGATTTAATTGCAAATGAGGAAATCATTATTCCACATGCTTCTTCGCCCTTGTTGGTGTTGTCACCAACAAGTAAACACTAA